From Micromonospora rifamycinica, a single genomic window includes:
- a CDS encoding helix-turn-helix domain-containing protein, which yields MDTLDFGFSRPRLARLPVTSANCPRCGGRLARDNDSGRCAPCQAAERDRLSVPPEVPASFWEHAPVRQALAERHLGQVIRAYRCHPYHGRNPLPQTVVAGWLGITQAQLSRVENGPPLVHLDRLAHWAELFGIPGTYLWFTPPGRSHMTGAVVAREPQSPGPDESRRALLAAIAAVAAGAGLIGSTGLVQPRRIGAADVARLNAVLALYRSVDRESGGGLLYREVARFAESVYRMLDWTHPAGLAPRLVAAVAAARQLAGWTALDAGRHDDAQRHFVAGERAALAAGDAPLAAMIRYAQAKQLQHLRHNQDALATLQLAHAQLGAQATPAVKALLWGAEAASAAALGDYQTAETTLGKASDQFDRISQEREPDCMGFYDRGELLAQYGRVYRDRARQDSRHAPEAVRWVEAAIASFGTANVRSTVLNEVGLCSALFLADEPERAVAVGARVMEQARGISSRRVLDRVVNLRRDLVRHRELPEVAAFERALTARALAVV from the coding sequence CCCTGCCAGGCCGCCGAGCGCGACCGACTCAGCGTGCCTCCCGAGGTGCCAGCTTCCTTCTGGGAACACGCGCCGGTACGGCAGGCGCTAGCTGAACGGCACCTCGGGCAGGTGATCAGGGCGTACCGGTGCCATCCGTACCACGGACGGAACCCGTTGCCGCAGACCGTGGTGGCGGGGTGGTTGGGGATCACCCAGGCCCAGTTGAGCCGAGTGGAGAACGGCCCGCCGCTCGTGCATCTGGACCGGCTGGCGCACTGGGCGGAGCTGTTCGGAATCCCCGGGACCTACCTGTGGTTCACCCCACCAGGCCGTAGCCACATGACGGGTGCTGTCGTGGCACGCGAGCCACAATCCCCGGGACCGGACGAGAGCCGGCGAGCGCTGTTGGCTGCCATCGCCGCCGTAGCTGCGGGAGCCGGTCTGATCGGCAGCACGGGCCTCGTCCAGCCCCGACGCATCGGCGCTGCGGATGTCGCACGCCTGAACGCTGTCCTGGCCCTCTACCGATCCGTGGACCGCGAGAGCGGAGGCGGCCTGCTGTACCGAGAGGTGGCCCGCTTCGCCGAGTCGGTGTACCGCATGCTCGACTGGACGCACCCAGCCGGGCTGGCCCCGCGCCTGGTGGCAGCGGTCGCGGCAGCGCGCCAGTTGGCCGGCTGGACGGCCCTCGATGCGGGCAGACACGACGACGCCCAACGACACTTCGTCGCCGGTGAACGGGCCGCGCTCGCCGCCGGTGACGCACCACTGGCGGCGATGATCCGCTATGCGCAGGCCAAGCAACTTCAACACCTGCGACACAATCAGGATGCCCTCGCGACGCTTCAGCTCGCACACGCCCAGCTCGGAGCGCAGGCCACCCCGGCGGTCAAGGCCCTCCTCTGGGGCGCGGAAGCCGCCTCGGCCGCCGCCCTCGGTGACTACCAGACCGCAGAAACGACCTTGGGTAAGGCGAGCGATCAGTTCGACCGCATCAGCCAGGAGCGCGAGCCGGACTGCATGGGGTTCTACGACCGGGGGGAACTGCTCGCCCAGTACGGCCGCGTGTACCGGGACAGGGCGCGGCAGGACAGCAGACATGCGCCCGAGGCGGTGCGCTGGGTCGAGGCCGCTATCGCCTCCTTCGGCACTGCTAACGTGCGGAGCACGGTGCTGAACGAGGTCGGCCTGTGCAGTGCGCTCTTCCTCGCCGACGAGCCGGAGCGAGCCGTTGCCGTGGGTGCCCGGGTGATGGAACAGGCGCGCGGGATCAGCTCTCGACGGGTGCTCGATCGGGTCGTCAACCTACGCCGCGATCTGGTACGTCACCGGGAACTCCCGGAGGTGGCCGCGTTCGAGCGCGCCCTCACCGCCCGTGCTTTGGCAGTTGTATGA